The Rana temporaria chromosome 4, aRanTem1.1, whole genome shotgun sequence genome contains a region encoding:
- the LOC120935588 gene encoding olfactory receptor 10A6-like: protein MAAENQSTVIEFILLGFSDNPRIQPFLFKLFSFVYITNLAGNILLIVAVKTDNHLHNPMYLFLINLSILDICYTSIIVPKMLLNIVWSAKTISYTGCVLQVYFYLFVSETECILLAFMAYDRYVAICNPLRYNVIMNTVSCTRMIGLSWMVGSTIACFDIYFVCHLKFCGHVTINHYFCEAPSLLQLSCGDISMDNIITLVGGFMLLLIPLCLILFSYIHIFLIIVKLPAGRSKAFSKCISHVIVVTIFYGTAIFVYMRPRNSDTGVTDKIVSLFYTNVTPMLNPLIYSLRNKDVQKALGRLARRTIVLR, encoded by the coding sequence ATGGCAGCTGAGAACCAAAGTACAGTAATAGAATTTATTCTACTCGGATTTTCAGACAATCCCAGGATTCAACCATTCCTGTTCAAGTTATTCTCATTTGTCTACATAACCAATCTGGCCGGGAACATTCTCCTTATAGTGGCCGTCAAAACAGACAACCATTTACACAACCCTATGTATTTATTTCTTATTAATCTGTCCATTTTGGACATCTGCTATACATCAATCATTGTGCCCAAGATGCTACTAAACATTGTTTGGTCAGCAAAAACTATTTCATATACTGGTTGTGTGCTTCAAGTTTACTTCTATCTTTTTGTAAGTGAGACAGAGTGCATACTATTGGCTTTCATGGCCTATGATCGATATGTAGCTATCTGTAATCCCTTGCGTTACAATGTTATTATGAATACAGTCTCCTGTACAAGGATGATTGGCTTGTCTTGGATGGTCGGTAGTACCATAGCCTGCtttgatatatattttgtatgCCATTTAAAGTTCTGTGGACATGTCACCATCAACCATTACTTTTGTGAAGCTCCATCCTTACTTCAGCTATCTTGTGGGGATATCTCAATGGACAACATCATAACTTTGGTTGGTGGGTTCATGTTGCTTCTAATTCCCTTGTGCCTCATACTGTTTTCATATATACACATTTTCTTAATCATTGTGAAACTACCTGCTGGGCGAAGCAAAGCCTTCTCTAAATGCATATCCCATGTTATCGTGGTTACCATCTTCTATGGAACGGCCATATTTGTGTACATGAGACCAAGGAATTCAGATACTGGAGTGACAGACAAGATAGTGTCGTTGTTCTATACAAATGTTACACCAATGTTAAACCCTTTAATTTACAGCCTAAGAAATAAAGATGTTCAAAAGGCTCTTGGACGGTTGGCAAGGCGTACAATTGTGCTAAGGTGA